In one Lujinxingia sediminis genomic region, the following are encoded:
- the tviB gene encoding Vi polysaccharide biosynthesis UDP-N-acetylglucosamine C-6 dehydrogenase TviB: MGTPTLDTAQIAIVGLGYVGLPLAVEFGRRFDTVGFDINPRRVNELREGRDSTREVEPDDLVSAQRLRYTTELNDIADCNVYVVTVPTPIDEHKRPDLSPLESASRAVGAVLNKGDVVIYESTVYPGATEEVCVPLLEETSGLRFNQDFFVGYSPERINPGDKQHRLTTIVKVTSGSTPEAADFVDALYRSVITAGTHKASSVKVAEAAKVIENTQRDVNIALINELALIFNRLGIDTEEVLLAAGTKWNFLPFRPGLVGGHCIGVDPYYLTHKAQAIGYNPEMILAGRRLNDSMGSHIAHQVAKLMTQRRLQVVDSNVLVMGLTFKENCPDLRNTRVIDIIRELETYHARVHVYDPWVDAEEARHEYGIDPIKEPKPGHYDAIILAVAHDEFREMGAEQIRALGKEGAVVYDIKYVLPTGDSDARL; this comes from the coding sequence ATGGGCACCCCCACCCTCGACACCGCTCAGATTGCCATCGTCGGGCTCGGCTACGTCGGCCTGCCGCTGGCCGTGGAGTTCGGGCGGCGCTTTGACACCGTCGGCTTCGACATCAACCCTCGCCGCGTCAACGAACTGCGCGAAGGCAGAGATAGCACCCGGGAGGTTGAGCCCGACGATCTGGTCAGCGCACAACGCCTGCGCTACACCACCGAGCTCAACGACATCGCCGATTGCAACGTCTACGTGGTCACCGTACCCACGCCCATTGACGAGCATAAGCGCCCCGACTTAAGCCCCCTGGAGAGCGCCAGCCGCGCGGTCGGTGCGGTGCTCAACAAGGGCGATGTGGTCATCTACGAATCCACCGTCTACCCGGGGGCCACCGAAGAGGTCTGCGTGCCGCTGCTCGAAGAGACCAGTGGGCTGCGCTTTAATCAGGACTTCTTCGTGGGCTACAGCCCCGAACGCATCAACCCGGGCGATAAGCAGCATCGCCTGACCACCATCGTCAAAGTCACCAGCGGCTCTACCCCCGAGGCGGCCGACTTTGTCGACGCGCTCTACCGCTCCGTCATCACCGCCGGCACCCATAAGGCAAGCTCGGTCAAGGTGGCCGAAGCGGCCAAGGTCATCGAGAACACCCAGCGCGACGTCAACATCGCGCTGATCAACGAGCTGGCCTTGATCTTCAACCGCCTGGGCATCGACACCGAAGAGGTGCTCCTGGCAGCCGGCACCAAATGGAACTTTTTGCCCTTCCGCCCAGGCCTTGTCGGGGGTCACTGCATCGGCGTCGACCCCTACTACCTGACGCATAAAGCCCAGGCGATCGGCTACAACCCCGAGATGATCCTGGCCGGCCGGCGACTCAACGACTCCATGGGCAGCCACATCGCCCACCAGGTCGCCAAGCTCATGACCCAGCGTCGACTTCAGGTCGTCGACAGCAACGTGCTGGTGATGGGACTGACCTTCAAAGAGAACTGCCCGGACCTGCGCAACACCCGCGTGATCGACATCATCCGTGAGTTGGAGACCTACCACGCCCGCGTGCACGTCTACGATCCCTGGGTTGACGCCGAAGAAGCCCGCCACGAGTACGGCATCGACCCCATCAAAGAGCCGAAGCCGGGCCACTACGACGCCATCATCCTGGCCGTGGCCCATGACGAGTTCCGCGAGATGGGCGCCGAGCAGATTCGCGCCCTCGGCAAAGAAGGCGCGGTGGTCTACGACATCAAATATGTCCTGCCCACCGGCGACTCCGACGCTCGCCTCTAA
- a CDS encoding UDP-glucose dehydrogenase family protein encodes MNLTIIGTGYVGLVTGTCFAEMGHQVTCIDVDARKVAQLRQGKSPIFEPGLDELLQRNIAQKRLTFSTSLSETSESDEVFFIAVGTPPDQDGSADLQHVLEVARQLGEHLKRDAIVVDKSTVPVGTARMVQETIEHHLAHRGVDHRVVVVSNPEFLKEGAAIDDFMKPDRIIIGTEDEHARERLAELYAPFNRNHQRLLFMGTRDAEMTKYAANAMLATKISFMNEVAHLCEALGVDVENVRLGIGSDERIGYHFIYPGCGYGGSCFPKDVRALCHMARDRGIEPGILDAVERRNQVQKERLAQKIIARYGEDLSALSFGLWGLAFKPGTDDLREAPSRILLEHLIARGARIQAYDPVAMEAAREHFPQEWFDRQHLMLAEHQYAALEGVDALILVTEWKPFRHPDLGAMARLMRHKVVFDGRNQYDPHQMRAAGFYYDAIGRSSENRDPATILALDPRPGSQPR; translated from the coding sequence ATGAACCTCACGATCATCGGCACCGGTTATGTCGGGCTGGTCACCGGAACCTGTTTTGCTGAGATGGGCCATCAGGTGACCTGCATCGACGTCGATGCCCGCAAAGTAGCGCAACTTCGTCAGGGCAAAAGCCCCATCTTTGAGCCCGGACTCGACGAGCTCCTCCAGCGTAACATCGCCCAAAAACGACTGACATTCTCCACCTCGTTATCCGAAACCTCGGAGTCCGACGAGGTGTTCTTCATCGCCGTGGGCACCCCGCCCGACCAGGATGGCTCGGCCGATCTGCAGCACGTGCTGGAGGTTGCCCGCCAGCTCGGCGAGCACCTGAAGCGCGACGCCATCGTCGTCGATAAATCGACAGTGCCGGTGGGCACCGCTCGCATGGTCCAGGAGACCATTGAGCATCATCTGGCGCATCGCGGTGTCGACCATCGCGTGGTCGTCGTCTCCAACCCGGAGTTTTTGAAAGAAGGCGCGGCGATCGACGACTTTATGAAGCCCGACCGCATCATCATCGGCACCGAAGATGAGCATGCCCGCGAGCGCCTGGCCGAACTCTACGCCCCCTTTAACCGCAATCACCAGCGCTTGCTCTTTATGGGCACGCGCGACGCTGAGATGACCAAATACGCTGCCAACGCCATGCTTGCGACCAAGATCTCCTTTATGAACGAGGTCGCCCATCTCTGTGAAGCGCTCGGGGTGGATGTGGAAAATGTACGCCTGGGCATCGGCTCCGATGAACGCATCGGCTACCACTTCATCTACCCGGGCTGCGGCTACGGGGGCTCCTGCTTTCCCAAAGACGTGCGCGCCCTTTGCCATATGGCCCGCGACCGGGGAATCGAGCCGGGGATCCTCGACGCAGTGGAGCGACGCAACCAGGTTCAAAAGGAACGGCTGGCGCAGAAGATCATCGCTCGCTACGGTGAGGACTTAAGCGCGTTGAGCTTCGGTCTCTGGGGATTGGCATTTAAGCCGGGCACCGACGATCTTCGCGAAGCCCCCTCTCGCATCCTGCTCGAGCATCTCATCGCGCGCGGTGCGCGCATTCAGGCCTACGATCCGGTGGCTATGGAAGCTGCCCGCGAGCACTTCCCGCAGGAGTGGTTTGATCGTCAGCATCTTATGCTGGCCGAACACCAGTATGCCGCGTTAGAAGGAGTCGACGCCTTGATTTTGGTCACCGAGTGGAAACCTTTCCGCCATCCCGATCTTGGAGCTATGGCCCGGCTGATGCGCCATAAAGTCGTCTTTGACGGCCGAAATCAATACGATCCGCACCAGATGCGCGCCGCCGGTTTCTATTATGATGCCATCGGCCGCAGCAGTGAGAATCGCGATCCGGCGACCATTCTTGCCCTGGACCCTCGTCCGGGCTCCCAACCTCGCTAA